The genomic region aggatatgattaatatagatttgttaccaattttcacgttgctacaacaagaaaaattatccaatcttgttttacccataacttcttcattttaaatccgttttgagtgaatcaaattgctatggtttcatattgaactctattttatgaatctaaacagaaaaagtataggtttatagttggaaatataagttacaagtcgtttttgtaaaggtagtcatttcagtcgaaagaacgacgtctagatgaccattttagaaaacatacttccactttgagtttaatcatgatttttggatatagtttcatgttcataagaaaaatcattttcccagaagaacaacttttaaatcaaagtttatcatagtttttaattaactaacccaaaacagcccgcggtgttactacgacggcgtaaatccggttttacggtgtttttcgtgtttccaggttttaaatcattaagttagcatatcatatagatatagaacatgtgtttagttgattttaaaagtcaagttagaaggattaacttttgtttgtgaacaagtttagaattaactaaactatgttatagtgattacaagtttaaaccttcgaataagatagctttatatgtatgaatcgaatgatgttatgaacatcattactacctcaagttttctggataaagctaatggaaatgagaaaaatggatctagcttcaaaggatccttgaatggcttgaaagttcttgaagtagaatcatgacacgaaaacagttcaagtaagattttcactcgaaataagattgttatagttatagaaattgaatcaaagtttgaatatgagtattaccttgtattagaaagatatcttactgtaaataagaaagatttcttgaggttggatgatcaatctacaagattggaagtaagctagcaaacttggaagtattcttgattttatgaaactagaacttgtagaatttatgaagaacacttagaacttgaagatagaacttgagagagatcaattagatgaagaaaattgaagaatgaaagtgtttgtaggtgtttttggtcgttggtgtatggattagatataaaggatatgtaattttgttttcatgtaaataagtcatgaatgattactcatatttttgtaattttatgagatatttcatgctagttgccaaattatggttcccaaatgtgttaggtgactcacatgggctgctaagagctgatcattggagtgtatataccaatagtacatacatctaaaagctgtgtattgtacgagtacgaatatgggtgcatacgagtagaattgttgatgaaactgaacgaggatgtaattgtaagcatttttgttaagtagaagtattttgataagtgtcttgaagtctttcaaaagtgtatgaatacatattaaaacactacatgtatatacattttaactgagtcgttaagtcatcgttagtcgttacatgtaagtgttgttttgaaacctttaggttaacgatcttgttaaatgttgttaacccaatgtttataatatcaaatgagattttaaattattatattatcatgatattatgatgtacgaatatctcttaaaatgatatatatacattaaatgtcgttacaacgataatcgttacatatatgtctcgtttcaaaatcattaagttagtagtcttttttttacatatgtagttcattattaatatacttaatgatatatttacttatcataatatcatgttaactatatatataaccatatatatgtcatcatatagtttttacaagttttaacgttcgtgaatcaccagtcaacttgggtggtcaattgtctatatgaaacctatttcaattaatcaagtcttaacaagtttgattgcttaatatgttgtaaacacttaatcatgtaaataacaatttcatttaatatatatataaacatggaaaagttcgggtcactacaaatactactcgaaacctctagccgcggcgaataactccgcaaacgatttcagctgaactctgctaatcttactcttcaagtcatcattcaaggttcgatagaaatcttgcatcaacaaatgatcattccccaaatactccaggaaaaaacgagccttcgccataaaggtcgtcttgagagtattcaagtccatagaaccttgttgcaaattttgcaactcattacgcaactcccacaaatcagttgaagtccggaactcctcaaagaattcctccttaaattcgtcccacgataaagccataaacgtttcgccaccgacaagatcaatcttaccatccaaccaatccctcgccctaccccgcaacaaactagtagcgagtctcgtctttttctcgggagggcattcaatagtacgaaaacacccttcgacatccgagatccatgtggtgcttaccaaaggatccggtttcccatcatacattgggggtttagtcctcatgaagctcttaagacaacgctccatttcactactaccccgaaattcagaatacttcctatccatttcttctcgtaacgcacccacttgctccgcaacggcggccgcaactctagcgttaaactccaaatcgttcgtctcgatcccgtttcccgtcgccattctaaggaatgcaaatcgagtagatcacgaacgtataaaacacacacacaataccgtcccatcttgctaaacactcgtcgtacattacttattagacacgatttgcacccgtaataaggtttgcaagtccatattacgcacacacgccgtatcaactcgttagtacaacgaccgcctcgctcgatgatataacaaacacaaacaaaattctacgcgatacaaacacacgcgagaattattatcacatcacaataatatattaataatatccacattactaatataaacgttagtccacctacaaacaaggcactaactataacccattccgactcgtaatcctacaagtcccgcaacaattaagcacacacaaaagtctaagtctaggcacctatctcaagtcacctaaatcccttagaccatgctctgataccacttgtaacaacccaacccgatatacaaacgatcacgcggaaatatcaattaaaaaaaaattcttgtacagcatagtggcgcggcgcgccattttggcCTGGAGCGATGCTCCATTTCGGCCTGTCCCAAAAATCCAACTTAGCGAAAATGTTCgatcacttcccgacgtatttagacaaaacgtttttcacaacatattcatatatgaaaaactaacacgttccattcataaaataagttttacgacaccgggcccacatatgcccaatttgccctttttgtacaaaatacaaacttcgaccacatgacttttaatacaaaatgaaCCCGAGCATGGCGattagggatacgctacccaatcctaatcaaaaccaaaagcaagtcttctaagcaactacgcaagtccactagttcccacgcttacccgagccaccgcatccatgcaatttataaaaatgtaaacaacgagagggtaagctaacgcttagtgagtgagaatatactacatacatatatgcataaaatggacacaccacacaaataatcaaataacgcataccgaagcatccaaacataaaggcaagctaatctaagcataccgtacgatcactaagcaacaagctaacaacatcaacaatgagtaagttcaccaacgacaatgtgaacaaaatgccaataagctacacccggagggttagctacatcacaacaatacaacattatacgtatacaatatttaacatgctaatcaatcacaaacacaatatggttaaccataaatgctatggtgctatcggctcgtggttcacaccatacgcatttgagtcatactcttttatagtgctaccggctcgtggttcacacttcgacgctaccggctcgtggttcacgcctcgttttatggtgctaccggctcgtggttcacactcgatgctaccggctcgtggttcacactcgatgctaccggctcgtggttcacactcgatgctaccggctcgtggttcacatctatttttatagtgctaccggctcgtggttcacactcgatgctaccggctcgtggttcacatctagttttatagtgctaccggctcatggttcacactcgatgctaccggctcgtggttcacatcttatactcgtcacatacatgtcatGGTaccaccggcacgtggttcataccataacatccacaaacaaatacgccataaacatgaacgcataattattccactcacaatattaacccttcgccattggggttatataatccacatcacacgcccatgtgataacgtacgcaCAAAGTGtgtacctcgtcaaaggtggtcaaccaaaacgcacaactgtgccaattggacctatacacaagtccatcaatccacctatatgtgaagtgagctctatgaccgagaaccacttcacccgacccgcacccatcctacacatacatatgcatataggatattaacactcaccttgaagtcttgatggatgccaaaccaaaatctgcaatcgccgatggaatgtacctattccatttatcacaaatacaaataacacaattagggtggatatacaaatcaacctaaattgacaactagtgccatttcgacccaaatgcacttccaagcacaaatcgtgcccaaactaaccaataaacactaacacaagtgaaaatggtcctaatatgccattcaaacccaatcataggtgttaaacacctatcttgcccaaaatgacacttaaaccctaatttgacccataagaagtcaatatcacgccattagcaagttttgacaccaaaacatatttaactcggttctatgcctcaactcaatccattttaagtttataaaccttattacctcgacaattgagtcataatcatcaacaaaccctaattttgactctagtcaaaattagtcaaccacaagaaccctaatggtctccaaaacatcaataatcactaacactagtgattatataccatttacaagtcttaaatatggttaaatcattaaccaacccaaaacccgccaaatatcaaaatagcaagtttccataaaccctcttcatcaactaaatgggttctacaacaaatcaaactcaaaccctaacttgaatatcaaaatcaaacaatgaaattcggagttacaacttaccaataccgccaaaatgatgccgttgatgagtagaacaactttaatacttgagacttgacccgaatcaaacttcttcttctccaaatggagctttctctcacttaaaatgggtttctcactctagggtttgatgagagtgtttgatgagtgaaatgtgatccacaatgatcaatggatcagttttgatgacctcaaaccgaccccaagtgaaaagaccaaagtacccctcatttaaaacctttaaaaatgctgaaaattgcatcagacgcaatcagagcgccgctccataaggtggagcaccgctccaaccttcaagtcagttttcagtaacttgttttggccataactttttgaccgtagctccgttttcgatgaattaaatatcgttggaaacgtaataatattttctttccaatggtaaggctttgaaaaatcaacacaaactttatttggggttgaaaagatacgtacacaccttgtcacttcagacaacattcagtttccttcgacgttcgagcaagcaaaacgtacgtgcttcgtacacttcatacacgcatcgtacaccataaatatatTATGTACAATAAATTTTTAGGTCTTACAGACCTGACATACAAGGTTGACtctacagcaggggtatataatgtgtttatgttcttcattttaggttaagcctctcattacacacattcactcagatctggtaacctgtcCGATTCTCTCTCCACCCATATCTTtgcaagaggtgaataatagctatAGGTGTAAATATAATCACATaatcattgttgtggtttgactaaattaatcccaaaaagcattttcatattcactaattccgcctttatgtgagttaaatctgttgatttcgaagttcctagttatGTTTCattagatgatgataatgatgatgatgatgatgatgatgataatgatgacagTGATGACAGTGATGtccgtgatgatgatgatgatagtaagaCGATGATGCCGGTGATGAAGATGACGATGATAACACTAATGACAGTGATAATGATGACGATAATATGTGCGGTCGTcttatttatgtatagacagcatttGTTGTTGTGTCGAGTGTTATTGTATGCTGCCTGATAATTGCATTTCTTATAGCAATTTCAGGACAGAGATATTCATCAAGAATGCTCGTACATGTGATGAGACTGTATGGAACAGGAGTACGACATAGAAGGAACGTCATTTCATGGTGTGGAATATCCTGAGGAAGAGCTTGGAGTTCTTCACCAGGAAAATAGATATTTCTACCATCAAATGGCACGCCCAACAGTATACCGAATTCTTGAATTGTATACTCGTGTGTCCATTCAAAGATTCGAAAGTTTACTGTTTGTTCATTAGTGAATTCAAAGTTGGAATAGAATTTGCGCACGAGATGAGGAAAAACAAAATTGTTAACATAAAGGAAATGAAGCCAATCCATACTTCCAAATTCATGGTCGATTTCTGTAAAAACTTGCAGAGGTCAGAGACCTGCATGGTCGACCTACGATCAACCGTGAAGTTAGCTGCAGTTTGCCGGGTTTGATtttctcttgcctataaaagccaaacctTGGAGCACTTGAAGCCAAACCTAGAAACTTAAACTAGAAAAACTTAAACTAAAGAGGTACATTTCATCCTGCTTAAATAAAATACATCAAATTACTTCGAACTAAAGAGGTTGCATCGGTTACTTGAAAGGAAACACAACACAAATGCTACCAGACTGCAGATTAAGATCAGTTTCAACTTTTTTGCTTGATGTTCTACGATCTCGAGTGAACCTTCTAAAGCTCTCTTGGACATTAACAATGCTGATATCACTTCAAGCACCCTGTTGCTCCAGACCGGATCAATTCAATCCTTTCGGTTCCTACAACGAGGAGACTCCATCATGCGCCCTAAGAAACTGTTGCATCCATAATATCGTCGAACATAACGGCGTAAAGTAACGTCGTAAAGTAACGGCGTAAAGTAACGGCACAAGGTAACGGCGTAAGGTAACGACATAATGACGATGATGAcggtgatgaagatgaagaagatgacaaTGATGACGGTGATGATGGTGATggcggtgatgatgatgatgacggtgaTGACGGTGATGACGTTGAAGACGGTGACGACGATCATGAAGATGACGATGATAACGCTAATGACGGTGATGAAGATGACGATAATATGTGCGGTCgacttatttataaaagtagatataatatttatattatatatatattttagaaatatataactataaaaattaataactaaaatatttatctaaattaagatatatatatatatatatatatatatatatatatatatatatatatatatatatatatatatatatatatatatatatatatataattatccaaattaatatatataataaataatttttatatattaataaaataattaattatctcGAATAATATTTAAAACAGCGATTTTTTGCAGTGATCCTCGCCGCATTTGTAATCCCCCCaaaattttcaccaaaattcaATTTTCCCTCTAATTGACCAGTTTTTTTTTTTGCGGCGACACTTAATGATTTAAAGCGGCGAGGCTCGccgcaaaaaaaaaaaacagaaaacaaataacAAGTCAATTACAGAAAATATGTTTCACTTTAACACCAACACAAAGAAACTGCACTCTCGACGATTTTAAGTTCAGTCTGACTAAATCCATCAATTTCCACCTAAATTCTTCACCAATCTTTCATCAAGGTTAGTGATTTACTTATATTTTCTTGTTTTTTTCTAATTTAAGCTAATATCTTGGATTTGTTTCTTTTTCTTTGTTTAATATGCTAATTTTCTTCTTTAAACTTGCTTCTTTAACAATAATTCTGAATTATGTTGTAGGGTTCTTAGTTTTTGAAGGATAATTGTTAGTGTTGAATTTTAAATTAAGAATTTGTAAGTTGTAAGTTTAATAATTTTGATTTCATGTGTATGTTGTAAGTTAGTAATTTGTAAGTTAGATACTTGTAATTAGTAATATGTTGTAAGTTGTTAGTTTAGATACTTGTTAGTTAATTTTTAACTTGTAAGTTAATAATTTGTATGTTGTAAGTTATTTGTATGTTGTAATTTAATTGTTAACTTGTAAGTTAATTACTTGTTAAATTGTATGTTTTCTATGATATTAGTTTCGGTATGCTAATTCTTTCCCGTTTTAAACCGTATGGATTATATTAGTGATTGATTTTAGATTGTATACTTGCTAGATGTGACATGGAAgagaatgaagatgatgaatgtgGACCTATGGATTATATTAGTGATTGATTTTAGATTGTAATTTGTAAAAACACCATATCTTTAACCGTTATCAATATTTGCTCAAGTTAAATTTGTATGTAATTATATGTTCATTTatttcacttgttataattgtatgTGATTTGTATAGTTATATATCCATCCGTAAGTTTTTATTTTCATATTGATAACATCATTAGTTGCACATGCATATATTGTGTTATACTTTTTACAAATATTTGATGATTGACAGGTTTGAGTGATATGTTTCTTGAATTGTCGTTAAATGCCTATCATCAACTCGTAAGGTATTCTTTTTAACATTTTCACACTTAGCAGTTAACTTGTAAGATAGTAATTTAATTTCATGTGTATGTTGTAAGTTGTTAGTTAGATACTTGTAAGTTAATTGTTAACTTGTAAGTTAGTAATTTGTATGTTGTAAGTTTAATAATTTTGATTTCATGTGTATGTTAGAACGTGAGAGCTTGAAAGCtgaggtaaaagaaagtttgaCCCAAGAAGTCACACAAAGTGTACAAAAGTCCGTCAACAAACCATGAAAGAACCGATGCAAAAAGTGATGAAAAAGTTCTTAGGGAAGAAAAAGAAAGATAAGGGTAAAGAAAAGGGAAGTGAAAAACGACCCAAGTTGGTGGATGAatcggatgatgatgatgatgatgatgatggacttGATGACTTCAATGGAAATAATGATGGTGATGATTTATGGATACACGAGCTTTGAAAAGGAGGCGGTAGTTTGTGATGTTTATGTAGTTTGTGTAAAAACGCCGAATTGAATTTGTTGAACATTAATATAGTAGTTTGTATCGTTGTTACAACTTTTCGTAAACACTTATTTATTCTAGTGTTGTTTGATGTTTATTATTGTTGGTGTTATATGTTGTTAGCTGCTATAAAATGGTATGAAACAGGTTTCAGAAAAACGCCCAGAATTTCGGGTAGGATGCAGAATATACAACAGAATCATGTTTCTGGTGCAGGTAGCTTTTTAGCGGCGATGATCGCCGCAAAAAAAACCTGACAGTTTTTTTGTCAGTCATAAGTCGCCGCaaaaaagaatttccattttcttttttctttttcttaatAAAAGTGGGGCCCACTTTCGTTCGCCGCAAAAACTCGTCGCAAAAGATTTAAGACGGCGAACTTACGGTGACGAGGTTTAAAGCGGCGATACCTCGCAGCAGAAGATCTTTTGCGGTGATAAAACCTATTTTTTGCGGCGAATTTTCGGGCCACAAAAAATGTATTTTCTAGTAGTGATATAAGCTTTTTTGACAAGCATTTTAAATAAAAACTATCAATGATGTAAAATTgttgtgttaaagttttacttaaataaataaagtatataattatttgataaatgttttatatataatttaaaatgggGTGTTAAAAGAAAATAGAAATAGAGGTATTGAATGATTAACAGAGTATTTAAACTTCTAATTACAAACATATTATGAAAcggtgttgtttacttttttttttgaaaagcaaagaaAAACTTTTATATTAAAAACTCAAACATACAGTACATCAATGGGCCAAAATACAAAACTGCAGGCCCAAACAAACAAATGAGATCACGAAGCTAATGTAAGACAGAAAAGGAATTACACCAGTAGCTCGACTAAGGGATGTTGAGGAAACATCCAACAAACAgacagaaacagaaacagaaacagaCAGAACTATGCAATACTTGAAAGGGGGTTTGATAACCACATTAGCCAATCAATCGACTTTTCTTTAATTCTCCTTGAGATCCACTCGTACGATTTAACTTGTATCTCGTTTAGAGCCATCGGACTATTCCACAATTTGTTTTTGAAGATATCTGATTCCGATTTCTCCAAATAAGATATCCACATGACCATTGGACCGCTTGCCACACTTTCGATTGTAAGGAGGACATATGTTGCCGCGTCGCCCTACCAAGAAAAGCTTCACCAATGCTAAGATTTGACACATGATTGAAGCCCCACCATTTGAACACCTTTTCCCATATCTCCATAGCTTGTTGACATAGAATTAGTGAATGTTCCACCGACTCCATATCATTGTTACAAATAGGACAAAGTATGGAGTCGAGGTCCACTCCTCGTTTATCTAATTCCATGCGAATGGCTAGTATTCTCAACCTTGCTCTCCATATGAAAAGCTCAATCTTTTTTGGAACTAAATGATTGTGTAATGTCTCGACATGAAGTGAGCTACCTGCACTTTGCTTTTCTTCGATCATTCCACATAGGACTTTGGTTGTGAAATTACCGCTTGAAGCCAAATTCCATTTCCAAGAGTCCACATCACTGTTTTTGAAAACAAAAGAATTAATTAAGTTAGATAATTCGCTAAGTTCTCCCATTGCACGTCCAGAAGGCATTCTGCTCCAGCTCTACGATCCTGTGCACCCATTCGTATCTTGAACCACTCGATCCTGAACTGTCGCCTCTTTGAATGTTTCTAACTGATACAATCTTTTAAACGGTGTTGTTTACTTATCTCaacttttaattataataataagtatataattCAACTCTACTATATTTAGAAACTATCCATCAATACTACTATGGGCACGTTCAATGTAAGATTAGCTTGCAAGTTTTTTCATTAATCAAGGAAAATGTATATACTTATTCTAACATTTTTTGTTTGAAATTGTCTTGTTTGTTCATCTCATTACAACTCTTTCCTTAAATAAATACGTATCAAGAAAGAAAGCACACAATTTTATTAACATAGATATTGAAACGTTCGTGTGGGCCTCAACCTCAAAGCTGTGTCACTCTCATCAATTTTATATTTGGTCTTTAAGTCCTTGGATTTTGATCAAGGATTCGTAATGAATGGGCATGGTAGTTTGATTTTTTGGACATAAGCCCCTATTCCGTTTACATGCTCTCTGTTTACTTATTCATGTACATTCTTGATGTAACGTTTATTAATCTAATTTCCTTATTTTTTCGATAAAAAAGAGAAATACTGAAAACATATCGTCAATTCATTAATGGAAACTAAATTTGTGAAACCTTAAATTGTGGAAGAACATACTTTAGATGAACATGATTGTTATGGGTGAAGGATACATATTTTTCTTTTTTGTTGTATTCTATGTAAGAATTTAATCAATATCATGGAatgttcttttatatatatatatatatatatatatatatatatatatatatatatatatatatatatatatatatatatatatatatggaaaagtGAATATGGATAACAGCACCATATAACCTTATATGCCAACCCTCCTAAAACTATGTCGTATTATACTCCAAATAAATAATACTCTGTAACAAATTAACCTCCTCCTATATTCGTGCAATTTCACAACTCACGTTCAATTAGCCTCCTCAATAAGCTTTCTTCAAGTTGTTGCACCTTCACCTTAATTTCCTTACGACT from Rutidosis leptorrhynchoides isolate AG116_Rl617_1_P2 chromosome 9, CSIRO_AGI_Rlap_v1, whole genome shotgun sequence harbors:
- the LOC139869047 gene encoding uncharacterized protein, producing the protein MPSGRAMGELSELSNLINSFVFKNSDVDSWKWNLASSGNFTTKVLCGMIEEKQSAGSSLHVETLHNHLVPKKIELFIWRARLRILAIRMELDKRGVDLDSILCPICNNDMESVEHSLILCQQAMEIWEKVFKWWGFNHVSNLSIGEAFLGRATRQHMSSLQSKVWQAVQWSCGYLIWRNRNQISSKTNCGIVRWL